A DNA window from Maribellus comscasis contains the following coding sequences:
- a CDS encoding MBL fold metallo-hydrolase, with protein sequence MTSPLIFQKRIGYSNSTLIFNGENSVLVDTGVKGNLSAFKVWFRQHNLKFSDIKLIILTHTHYDHTGNLIELKKLTGAKVLVHKNEFEHLKNGDTPIPKGQGKYPRFISALGRKFMPAFASPKPFVADWVNENEFMLNTFGIEGKIFTTPGHSAGSQSVLVDDILISGDTFVNMRNGQIFPPFADDPQILLKTWQQLFDMGVKVVYPGHGKKFKIEKAFPDFEKWSKKLKYKTI encoded by the coding sequence ATGACATCTCCTCTGATTTTTCAAAAAAGAATCGGGTATTCCAACTCCACTCTTATTTTTAACGGAGAAAACTCTGTTCTGGTTGACACCGGAGTAAAAGGGAATTTGAGCGCCTTTAAAGTATGGTTCCGGCAACATAATCTCAAATTTTCCGATATTAAGCTGATTATTTTAACACATACGCATTACGATCATACCGGGAATCTGATTGAATTAAAAAAATTAACGGGGGCCAAGGTACTGGTTCATAAAAATGAATTTGAACATCTAAAAAACGGAGATACACCTATTCCCAAAGGACAGGGGAAATACCCCCGGTTTATTTCCGCATTGGGGAGAAAGTTTATGCCTGCCTTTGCTTCGCCAAAACCATTTGTAGCTGATTGGGTTAATGAAAATGAATTTATGCTGAATACTTTTGGAATAGAAGGAAAGATTTTTACTACACCCGGACATTCTGCCGGTTCTCAATCCGTTTTAGTTGATGATATCCTAATTTCAGGCGATACATTCGTAAATATGCGTAATGGTCAGATTTTTCCGCCTTTTGCTGACGATCCTCAGATTTTGTTGAAAACCTGGCAGCAATTATTTGACATGGGAGTTAAGGTTGTTTACCCCGGTCATGGTAAGAAATTTAAAATTGAAAAAGCATTTCCTGACTTTGAAAAATGGAGCAAAAAGCTGAAATATAAAACTATCTGA
- a CDS encoding serine hydrolase domain-containing protein, with product MKNFTLFFYLFLFVVFSVGAQNVHFPEKGTNWKTRQPSEFNIDGTKLGEAVQFAEGNEYSGSRDLRIAILDGFKKEPFHSIAGPTKKRGGPAGLILKNGYIVAQWGDIERVDMTFSVTKSYLSTVFGVALDEGWVESINDKAGNYIWDSTFEGEHNSKISWEHLLNQSSDWNGELFGMHDWADRPPAEGGIDDWKNRDMHEPGTFFKYNDVRVNVLAYSLLQLWRKPLPQVLKEKIMDPIGASATWRWFGYENSWVTLDGIKIQSVSGGGHSGGGLFINTLDHARFGLLFMNNGNWNGQQLVSANWIKMIAESSPANESYGLMWWLNKGDRKMEGVPENIFYAAGFGGNYIVVDQKNQIVIVTRWLEPSQLSNFLQLVYDSLK from the coding sequence ATGAAAAATTTTACGCTGTTCTTTTATCTCTTTTTGTTTGTAGTTTTTAGTGTTGGAGCGCAGAATGTTCACTTCCCCGAAAAAGGGACAAACTGGAAAACAAGGCAACCTTCCGAATTTAATATTGATGGGACAAAACTGGGTGAAGCTGTTCAGTTCGCAGAGGGAAACGAGTACTCTGGTTCACGCGATTTACGGATAGCAATTCTGGATGGTTTTAAAAAAGAACCTTTTCATTCTATCGCAGGGCCTACAAAAAAACGAGGCGGACCTGCCGGGTTAATTTTGAAGAATGGATATATTGTTGCACAGTGGGGAGATATTGAGCGTGTTGATATGACTTTTAGTGTAACAAAAAGTTACCTGTCAACCGTATTTGGTGTTGCACTCGACGAAGGTTGGGTTGAAAGTATAAACGATAAAGCCGGAAATTATATTTGGGATTCTACTTTTGAAGGCGAACACAACTCAAAAATTAGCTGGGAGCATTTACTAAACCAGTCGTCGGATTGGAACGGAGAGTTGTTCGGAATGCACGACTGGGCAGACAGGCCTCCGGCAGAAGGTGGCATCGACGACTGGAAGAATCGTGACATGCACGAGCCCGGAACGTTTTTTAAATATAACGATGTGCGGGTAAATGTACTGGCATATTCACTCTTGCAGCTTTGGCGAAAACCACTTCCGCAGGTTTTAAAAGAAAAAATAATGGATCCGATCGGAGCAAGTGCTACATGGCGGTGGTTTGGATATGAAAATTCGTGGGTAACGCTTGACGGTATAAAAATACAATCGGTTAGCGGAGGCGGTCACTCGGGGGGCGGTTTATTTATTAATACACTTGATCATGCCCGCTTTGGATTGCTTTTTATGAACAATGGAAACTGGAATGGGCAACAGCTTGTTTCCGCGAATTGGATAAAAATGATCGCTGAATCTTCGCCGGCGAACGAAAGCTATGGATTAATGTGGTGGCTGAATAAAGGAGACCGGAAAATGGAAGGAGTGCCGGAAAATATATTCTATGCAGCCGGTTTTGGAGGTAATTATATTGTAGTTGATCAAAAAAATCAAATCGTAATTGTTACCCGTTGGTTGGAACCATCCCAACTTAGTAATTTTCTTCAACTGGTTTATGATTCCCTGAAATGA
- a CDS encoding TetR/AcrR family transcriptional regulator, producing MPLQTFYNLTEDRKREILKTAYEEFAFNSYLSASLSTIIKKLGVAKGSFYRYFENKFDLYSYLIQNAYEMRMNQLGNLLNDKDLSFFEIIRENFRDKVIFDLQNPLESMFLYSALQESNEEETGTVVKDMIKSVLKFVTQLIQKYQQKGELSASVSPEVASHFIFQTQLGIYEYLAAFKGIDFKESIKNGRLFSLSEKEIMKVVDEMLTIIKSGLKAK from the coding sequence ATGCCGTTACAAACATTCTATAATCTTACAGAAGACCGGAAAAGAGAGATTTTAAAAACAGCTTACGAAGAATTTGCTTTTAATAGTTACTTAAGCGCTTCACTCTCAACCATCATAAAAAAACTGGGAGTAGCAAAGGGGAGTTTTTACCGATATTTTGAAAACAAGTTTGATTTATACTCCTATCTCATTCAAAATGCCTACGAAATGAGAATGAACCAATTAGGAAATTTATTAAATGATAAAGACCTGAGTTTTTTTGAAATCATCCGTGAAAACTTTCGCGATAAAGTCATTTTTGATTTACAAAATCCGCTGGAAAGTATGTTTCTGTATAGTGCTCTTCAGGAAAGCAACGAGGAAGAGACGGGAACAGTAGTAAAAGATATGATAAAAAGCGTGCTGAAATTTGTTACGCAGCTCATTCAAAAATACCAGCAAAAAGGAGAACTCAGCGCCTCTGTTTCGCCGGAGGTAGCTTCCCACTTTATTTTTCAAACGCAATTGGGAATATACGAGTACCTGGCCGCATTTAAAGGAATTGACTTTAAAGAAAGTATCAAAAACGGTCGTCTTTTTTCACTTTCTGAAAAAGAAATAATGAAAGTGGTAGATGAAATGCTAACCATAATAAAATCAGGATTAAAAGCTAAATAA
- a CDS encoding endonuclease/exonuclease/phosphatase family protein: MKKFFKYVSRVFFFLILVIAIYLTTVILIGFFTDYHPDEISELEVYGTQKQTDPADTTFTFLSWNIGYAGLGAEMDFFYDGGKKIRPTSDLVKKYTLGILDFLETNDSINFVLLQEVDRNSSRTNLQDELRLIQDLLTNHSSSFGYNYKVRFVPIPFTNPLAKVEMGQAIFSKYLPVSSQRYSFYSAYAWPKRLFMLDRCFIVSRFQLSNGKELVLINTHNSAYDSGGKLRNIEMPLIRNLMLGEYRKGNYVVAGGDWNQNPPDYEPEKFESKYATFREETLDRDLFPDDWKIAFDSQKPTNRKINTPFIPGETEVTVIDYFILSPNIELKKIKTLPLNFQYSDHEPVFLTVKIKS; the protein is encoded by the coding sequence ATGAAAAAATTTTTCAAATACGTATCACGGGTATTCTTTTTTCTGATATTAGTGATAGCCATTTATCTTACAACTGTAATTCTGATAGGCTTTTTCACGGATTATCATCCGGATGAAATTTCAGAACTGGAAGTTTACGGAACACAGAAACAAACTGATCCCGCGGACACTACATTTACTTTTCTTTCATGGAATATTGGTTATGCCGGTTTGGGTGCAGAAATGGATTTCTTTTACGACGGAGGAAAAAAAATACGACCAACTTCTGACCTGGTAAAAAAATATACACTTGGGATTCTCGATTTTTTAGAAACAAACGATAGTATCAATTTTGTATTATTACAGGAAGTTGACCGAAATTCTTCACGTACAAATCTTCAGGATGAACTCCGTTTGATTCAAGACCTGTTAACAAACCATTCCTCATCATTCGGATACAATTACAAAGTCCGTTTTGTTCCCATACCTTTCACAAATCCGCTGGCAAAAGTTGAAATGGGGCAGGCGATTTTTTCTAAATACCTGCCGGTTTCATCACAGCGCTACTCGTTTTACTCTGCTTATGCCTGGCCCAAGCGCCTTTTTATGCTCGACCGTTGTTTTATCGTCTCACGGTTTCAATTATCGAACGGGAAAGAACTGGTTCTTATAAATACGCATAATTCGGCGTACGATAGCGGTGGGAAATTGAGAAATATTGAAATGCCACTAATTCGCAATTTGATGTTGGGTGAATACCGCAAAGGGAATTATGTTGTAGCTGGCGGCGACTGGAATCAAAATCCGCCAGATTATGAACCGGAGAAATTCGAAAGCAAATATGCGACTTTCAGAGAAGAAACTCTGGACCGCGATCTATTCCCGGATGACTGGAAAATTGCTTTCGATTCCCAAAAACCAACAAACAGAAAAATCAACACACCTTTTATTCCGGGGGAAACAGAGGTTACCGTCATCGATTATTTTATTCTTTCTCCAAACATCGAACTGAAAAAAATAAAAACACTTCCTCTGAATTTTCAGTACTCCGATCATGAGCCTGTCTTTTTAACCGTAAAAATCAAAAGCTAA
- a CDS encoding ABC transporter permease, with the protein MKTLFKMVIWDLKIQARNQIITVALIIAAIYTAIFFLLGLRGNDKILIALIFSDPTFMGFIFTGVLVLFEKSSNTLQALVVTPVKSWQYFYSKAISLTIISLIVCFAMIFASHGFHFNYFYFLSATFLSSLLFIFLGFIGVAKIKTFNQYIIVIPLFIAPFSLPYLNFFGLTNSPWLYLFPTQASFFLFEGSFGKITSFEIIYSFGYIILAIGVAHYFADRLFKKYIIRGE; encoded by the coding sequence ATGAAAACATTGTTTAAAATGGTCATCTGGGATTTAAAAATCCAGGCCAGAAATCAAATTATTACAGTAGCGTTGATAATTGCCGCAATATACACAGCCATCTTTTTTCTGCTTGGGTTACGCGGGAATGATAAGATTCTTATTGCGCTTATTTTCTCGGACCCCACTTTTATGGGATTCATTTTTACCGGCGTTTTAGTTTTATTCGAAAAAAGTTCAAACACATTACAAGCCCTGGTGGTAACTCCGGTAAAAAGCTGGCAATATTTTTATTCAAAAGCCATTTCACTGACCATAATTTCATTGATTGTTTGTTTTGCCATGATTTTTGCCAGCCATGGTTTTCACTTTAACTATTTCTATTTTTTGTCTGCCACTTTTTTATCATCCCTGCTTTTTATTTTTCTGGGATTTATCGGGGTTGCCAAAATCAAAACATTCAACCAGTATATTATCGTAATTCCTTTATTTATTGCACCGTTCTCACTGCCTTACCTCAATTTTTTCGGGTTGACAAACTCTCCCTGGCTATACCTATTTCCCACTCAGGCTTCATTTTTTCTTTTTGAGGGAAGTTTTGGTAAAATAACATCATTTGAAATCATATATTCTTTTGGATATATAATTCTTGCTATTGGAGTTGCACATTATTTTGCCGACCGGCTTTTTAAAAAATACATTATCAGGGGAGAATAA
- a CDS encoding TonB-dependent receptor: MKVIYALCAFLFILVKFSVADDPEKKPKTDAMLFGDVKSEGEHIPFATITIRGTTIGAAADATGHFKMTNLPVGEQTVIISAVGYKTLEKRIKLEAKKSVTILAELTPDVIGLDQVVVSADRNEKSRRESPTIVNSINPKLFERTSNVTLSEGLNFAPGLRMENNCQNCGFSQVRMNGLEGPYSQILINSRPVFSGLAGVYGLELIPANMIERVEVIRGGGSAMYGSNAIAGTINLITKDPVVNNFSVSGNYSLTGAGTDGEVAGDANLNLNGSFISDDYKSGMSLFGFTRKRNPYDANGDGFSEVALIENLTLGTRIFHRISDRGKLTVDYFKINEYRRGGNKFDLPLHESDISESVTHDINTGAVNFDLLMRETDKFSAFFSAQSVNRGSYYGANQDLSAYGETEDFTFSSGLQYNRKIDYLIFAPAALASGLEYNGSFLEDKKLGYYDPEEDTHYGNTLVADQKVVTQAGFLQLEWTLLKWVITAGIRYDHYTVSDVTKESDDITGDVLSPRVSLLYNIADNLQFRTGFAKGFRAPQIFDEDLHIETSGSRKVLHENATDLKQESSNSYTASFDYTNMFGNWQVQFLAEGFFTRLNDPFSNEYGTPDDDGVVVYTRVNAEDGATVKGFNLELNASPSEKLQIQSGFTIQRSEFDEPQEFDETRFFRSPESYGYLSLNYNPVHEFSLAFTGNYSGRMLVPYFGPLAANPEIGQLNTSDSFFDAGIKLTYEIHLSDIMSLEIIGGAKNIFNSYQKDFDTGVDRDPAYIYGPMSPRTIYFGVNIGNFL, encoded by the coding sequence ATGAAAGTGATTTATGCACTTTGTGCTTTTTTGTTTATTTTGGTAAAATTCAGCGTTGCAGACGACCCTGAAAAAAAACCAAAAACAGATGCCATGTTATTTGGCGACGTAAAATCGGAAGGTGAGCATATACCTTTTGCGACGATAACCATAAGAGGAACTACGATTGGCGCAGCCGCAGATGCCACCGGGCATTTTAAAATGACGAACCTTCCCGTTGGGGAACAAACCGTTATCATTTCTGCTGTTGGATATAAAACACTGGAAAAAAGAATAAAGCTTGAGGCAAAAAAGAGTGTAACAATTCTTGCTGAATTAACTCCTGATGTAATTGGCCTGGATCAGGTTGTTGTATCTGCTGACAGAAACGAAAAAAGCAGGAGAGAATCGCCAACCATCGTAAACAGTATCAATCCCAAATTATTTGAGCGGACATCAAATGTAACACTGAGCGAAGGTTTAAATTTTGCGCCCGGGTTGAGAATGGAAAATAACTGCCAGAACTGTGGATTTTCTCAAGTTAGAATGAACGGGCTGGAAGGCCCCTATTCTCAGATACTGATTAACTCGCGCCCGGTTTTTAGTGGCCTTGCAGGAGTTTACGGGCTGGAACTAATCCCGGCAAATATGATCGAACGTGTTGAAGTAATTCGTGGTGGTGGTTCTGCAATGTATGGAAGTAATGCCATTGCCGGAACAATAAATCTTATTACCAAAGACCCGGTTGTAAATAACTTTTCGGTATCAGGAAACTATTCACTTACAGGAGCAGGTACCGATGGAGAAGTTGCCGGCGATGCCAACCTTAACTTAAATGGTTCATTTATCAGCGACGACTATAAATCAGGAATGAGTTTATTTGGATTTACACGAAAAAGAAATCCTTACGATGCAAATGGTGATGGATTTTCAGAAGTTGCTTTAATTGAAAATCTCACCCTGGGAACCCGGATTTTTCACCGTATTTCAGACCGTGGAAAACTAACTGTCGATTATTTTAAAATTAACGAGTACCGGAGAGGTGGAAATAAATTTGATCTTCCACTGCATGAGTCAGACATTTCAGAAAGTGTAACTCATGATATTAACACTGGTGCAGTTAATTTTGATTTACTTATGCGTGAGACCGACAAGTTTTCCGCATTCTTTTCTGCGCAAAGCGTGAACCGCGGGTCATATTACGGAGCCAACCAGGACTTATCGGCTTACGGAGAAACAGAAGACTTTACATTTTCTTCAGGCCTGCAATATAACCGGAAGATAGACTACCTGATTTTTGCTCCAGCTGCGCTTGCGTCAGGATTGGAATATAATGGAAGTTTTCTGGAAGATAAAAAGCTGGGATACTACGATCCCGAAGAAGATACTCACTATGGAAACACGCTGGTTGCCGACCAGAAGGTAGTTACACAGGCAGGCTTTCTGCAATTGGAATGGACGCTTCTGAAATGGGTAATTACTGCCGGAATACGTTATGACCACTACACCGTTTCTGATGTTACAAAAGAAAGCGACGACATCACTGGCGATGTTTTAAGCCCCAGAGTGAGCCTTTTGTACAATATTGCTGATAATCTCCAATTCAGGACAGGCTTTGCTAAAGGATTTAGGGCGCCGCAGATTTTTGATGAAGATTTGCACATCGAAACTTCCGGGTCGCGCAAGGTTTTACACGAAAACGCCACGGATTTAAAGCAGGAATCCTCTAACAGTTATACCGCATCGTTTGATTATACAAATATGTTTGGCAACTGGCAGGTACAGTTTTTAGCAGAAGGATTTTTCACTCGTCTAAACGATCCGTTTTCCAACGAATACGGCACACCGGATGACGACGGAGTAGTTGTATACACCCGCGTAAATGCAGAAGATGGAGCCACTGTGAAGGGATTTAATCTTGAATTAAATGCTTCACCATCAGAAAAATTACAGATTCAGTCGGGATTTACCATTCAAAGGAGCGAATTTGATGAGCCTCAGGAATTTGACGAAACCCGGTTTTTCCGTTCTCCCGAAAGTTACGGGTATTTAAGTTTAAATTATAACCCGGTTCACGAATTTAGCCTTGCTTTTACAGGTAATTATTCAGGCCGCATGCTGGTTCCCTATTTTGGCCCGCTGGCGGCGAATCCGGAAATTGGCCAGCTAAACACTTCTGATTCCTTTTTTGACGCAGGTATAAAACTTACTTACGAAATTCATTTGTCCGATATTATGAGTCTGGAAATTATTGGAGGTGCAAAAAACATCTTCAACAGTTATCAGAAAGATTTTGACACAGGTGTAGATCGCGACCCTGCTTATATTTATGGGCCCATGTCGCCACGGACAATATATTTCGGAGTGAATATTGGAAATTTCCTGTAA
- a CDS encoding ABC transporter ATP-binding protein — translation MIEVKNLVYRYPKNKEATVKDISFSIDKGEIFGFLGPSGAGKSTTQKILIKLLTNYLGEIIILGHNHKKSDSSYFNQIGVCFELPNHYLKLTALENLKYFAEFYRQKPVDFIPLLERVGLAKDANTKVEKFSKGMKMRLNFVRSVMHNPDILFLDEPTSGMDPVNARKIKDIILEQKQLGKTIFITTHNMHDADELCDRIAFIVEGELKIIDSPKNIKQMGGKRVVQVEYENGIIKSQEFLMEGLADNLDFMNILRKNHIRSIHSKEASLEDIFIQVTGKNLLSHENIV, via the coding sequence ATGATTGAAGTTAAAAATCTGGTTTACAGGTATCCTAAAAACAAGGAAGCCACTGTAAAAGACATTTCTTTCTCAATCGATAAAGGTGAAATCTTTGGGTTTCTGGGGCCCAGTGGCGCAGGGAAAAGTACAACACAAAAAATCCTGATTAAGTTGCTTACCAACTATTTGGGAGAAATTATAATTTTAGGGCACAACCACAAAAAATCAGACAGTAGTTATTTTAACCAAATTGGTGTTTGTTTTGAGTTGCCCAACCACTATTTAAAACTTACAGCGCTTGAAAACTTAAAGTACTTTGCAGAGTTTTACAGACAAAAACCTGTTGATTTTATTCCCTTGCTGGAAAGAGTGGGCTTAGCAAAAGATGCCAATACAAAAGTGGAAAAATTCTCGAAAGGGATGAAAATGCGGCTCAATTTTGTGCGTTCTGTTATGCACAACCCTGATATTCTTTTTTTGGATGAACCCACTTCGGGGATGGACCCGGTGAATGCCCGAAAAATAAAAGATATTATTCTGGAGCAAAAACAGTTAGGCAAAACCATTTTTATTACTACTCATAACATGCACGATGCTGATGAACTTTGTGACCGGATTGCTTTTATCGTTGAAGGAGAGCTAAAGATTATCGACTCCCCAAAAAACATAAAACAAATGGGAGGAAAAAGAGTGGTTCAGGTAGAATACGAAAACGGGATTATAAAATCGCAGGAATTTTTGATGGAAGGATTAGCCGATAATTTAGATTTTATGAACATTTTACGAAAGAATCACATTCGTTCCATCCATTCAAAAGAAGCAAGCCTTGAGGATATTTTTATTCAGGTAACCGGAAAAAATCTGTTATCACATGAAAACATTGTTTAA